The genomic stretch TCACCGAGATAATCGGCGAGGTAGCCAAGAGCAGGGTCGAAGGAACCGTCGGAAGCTCTTCCACCGCTCCATCGTTTTGTATTATTTCGGTTCGCAATCGGAGCAAAGGTTCCGTGCTCGGCAGCATAATTGAGATTTGCGACGGCTAGCTGGCGGATATTTGTGGCACTACGGATAGCCAGTGAAGACGAATGGGCAGATTGCACAGACGCGCTTATTGCTGCACCGAGAAGTAGGACAACTGTAAGAGCCAGAACCAGCTCAATGAGAGTGAATCCAGACCTTCGCCTCATGAAGAGTCTTGCTGAACGATTTCGACCTTGAAGAAACGGTGAGCCGCCTCAGCCACAGTTTTCGTGTCGCGCACGGTCACCCTACGAATCACACCAATCGAAGCGATCTCGCTGTCACTGGTTTCAGAGATTTCGGGATTCATGCCTTCGACTGCGACGAGCGGCTGTCCGCCCGTTGAACTTGCCATCAATTCCCAGTCCTCTGGATTCAAAAGGCTATCGGTTACCCAGACTTTGTAGGTCAGGTCGGTAAGACGCTCGTCCCGGCGAAAGGTGAACTCTGCGCGTCGTTCGCCATCTTTTTCGACGATGGCAATATGACAAGGGTGAACTTCTGATTGAGCCTTCCAGGGCAGCATAGCGAACGCGTATTCCTCGAGGTTAGTCAGCCCATCGTTTTCCGGGTCATCGCCAGGATCGCGGTCGGTGGCTGTCAAAAGTTGGAGTTGTGGCCATTCCAGATAGGTCATCTGTTGGGAGATGGCACCTATGGCCTCAATGTCTGCTCCCCCAGAACCCCAGGTCCACCAGGCGTCGTAGATGGGGTGGTCGGTTGAGAACGGCAGATCGGTCGCGGGATCGGTGAGTCCAGTGGCATTATCGGAAAACAGACCTGTGCCCGGGATATCGACCAACCGGATGTGGGTTACCTGCGAAAGCCCAACTTGGGCGATATCAAACGGTGTGCCCCAGGAAAAGCCATAGGCGTTGGAGTGTTTGCCGGCCAAATTGTATACCTGCGATGAGTCGATCGTCGCATACGGGCCGATCGTTCCATTTTGAAAAGGTCCTGGCGATGTGAGTGAGGCAGATGGGAATCGCACGAAGTTGACTCCATCCGCTGAAACCTCGACGTAGACAAGTTCCGCGGAAATCTCACCGGCAACTGTGCCGTTCACTGTCGAAGAATTGGCGACAAATCCGTTCTCAAACACCGTGAAATCTGCTCCCGTCATATCCCGGATTGGCTCGTCAAAAACGACAGTGATTGTCCCGGGACCTGTGCTGGTAGGATGGTTTGAATCGTTCGGCCACTCGCTGGGCCACGTGTCTCCCAGCGAAACGATGTCGAAAACATCGCCGGTGACCGGCCCAAGGATGTTGGCCGGATCGACAAATCCCGGATCGTAGTCATACATGAAGTCGTAGAGAGCCTGTGCATCTGGATCGTCGATCAATGAATATCCAGCGACTGAATCGGCCCAACCGAAAAAGAGCGGATTCACGTAGTTATCCGGATTGGCAACGAAACCCACTCCGTCGTCGATATTCGCCTTTCCGATGCCATCCGGTCCAACGAAGCCGGGAATAGGAGCATCCCAAGGGTTGTTCGGATCATCGAGAGATATTGAGAAGGGTCCACCCCCAGGAGAGGGATCAATGGGCGACTGATTGGCCGCCAGACTTCCAGCGATCAAGAGTATGAGCACGATCTGAACAAGGACCAGCTTCATCGACGTTTACGACGGCGGCGCAGGCAGAACGGAAGCGAACTGAGGCCTAGGATCAGAGCAAATGCGGTTGGTTCAGGTACGACGTTGATCGCACCAACAGAGCCAGTTGGCAGACCAAGGTAGTCGAATCCACTCGAGTCGAAGGTTACCCAGTTGTCCAAAATGGGATTACCTAAAGAATCCAAATCAAGACCCGCGATGGGGCTACCTTCGTCCAGCAATTCGCCGCTTCCAACCACATCGACGAGCCGAATGAAGTTGATCTCATTCAAATCGACGTCGCCGTTGATCACCTCGGGTGCCGAGACCAGTTCGTTCAAATCAAAAGGCGTTCCTAGGTTGGTTCCGTGCTTACCGGCTAAGTTGTAGACGTTCGTCATGTCGTAAAGTTGAAACGTGCCAAGTGTGCTCACAGCCTCCGTGTTGAGCGAGATTGAAGGAAAGCGTAAGAAGTCAGATCCATTGGTGGATATTTCAACATGTGCTAGTTCTGCAAAAAACCCGCCTCCAAAGCCAAAGCCATTTTCAAACACGGCGAAATCCGCACCGGCGCCGTTGAAGATCGGATTGGCGAAGCCGACAGTGATGGAACCGGGTCCGTCGATTCCAATGAATCCGTAGGAGTCTGTAGAACTATTTACATCTCCAGAAAAATTGTCGGTAACACCACTCCCTGCATGAAAGGAGCTTGGCTCCGAACCGACCTCGGGCCGGTAGAGACGATCAAAGCCTAAAGGAAGTCCGGTCGGTCGACTTACTGGGCTGTAGAGATCACCTAGCGACGCAGAGCCACCTGAAGGGTTTTGAAAACCAGACCCGACGCCGGGCGCAGGGGAATAATCTACAATTGAATCTTCGAAGATGGAGATATCTGACCGCGGAATCGGGTTGTCTGGCGCACCCTCAGTGCCTCCCGAGAAGTCAGAGTAGGGGCCTGCCAAGGCAGAATTTACCATCAACAATGACGCGGCAAATGCGACGGAGCTGTTTGTGCCAATGCTTGTTTTCATGCTCATCAGGTGACGATTTGTAGTCTCAAAGAGGTCAATCCAGTCTCCCGCTCCTTCTACACGCGAAAAGCAATGCGAATCCGGAAAACAGCAAAGCGTAGATCGCAGGCTCAGGGACGATGGTCACTTCGAGAATATCTCCGCCGGGAGAAGGTGTAAAATAAAGGGGATCTCCCTGGCTAAAGTCGCCGTCCACCGAAATAGCTCCGTAAAATTCTGTGAAGTTATTCGACGAAACAATCGTTTCGTAGGTTCCGGTTTCGGTGTCCAGCCAACCGAGAGTGTGTAGGTCATTGGTCCCCGAGAAATCGTTTACCGCGAAGAAGACATTCCCTCCCGCGTCTACGGCCAATCCGTTGCCACCTCCTGGGAGGGCCCAAGTTTCGGCCGCATCACCGAGAGTGAGGAAAGTGTCCTCCTCGTCGGCGTAGAGGTCGTTGACCACGCTAGCGACCTGCGAGGCGGTCCAGCGATAAAGGGTGTTGGTCGTAAATGTCCCATAATAAAAATCGCCATTCGGGGCAATTGCCAGATGGGCGGAGTTCCCGGCCGTTTCAATCAATGTATCATGGCGAGCCGGATCTCCACCGGGAATTGCAAGGTGGTCGAAGGCAAAGACAAAATTAGATTGACCTGTGGTACCATTCCAGGGCTCGGCTAGGCCGGAAACATACAATTGGCCACTAGAGACTTGTCCTCCGTAAGCGTTGATCATCGTCACACCTTCAGGTCCGGGAGTCTGCCATGAGCCGCCGCTGCCGTTGTAGGTGTAGACATCGCTGTCTGAAAAGCCGTAAAGCGAGGCTGCGTAGAATAGATTATTCGAAGAGTCGTAAACTCCAAAGGCGTCTCCAAAGCCATTCGAGAGGGTTCCCCCGGGCGGAAGACCTATAGGGTTGGTAGTACCGGAAGCGGTATCGTAGGTCGAATAACCTCCTGATGCTGTCCAGTAATGGATAGTGCCGTTATTTGCGGTAAACTGCCCTTCGGGTGATATGGGAATCGTCGAAACGTTGTAGACAGCGTGCAAGTTGACCGTGAGTGTCAATAACGAGCATGCTAGGACTGGCCTCTTTACTGTTTTTAGATGGATCATTGGGAAAAGCCTCGGTTGCACTCACTGCATTCAGTGACCGAAGCTGCACGGGAAATCTGAAATAGTGCGATCGACATACCGGCAATTTTGTCTCGTTTATTCAAAGTTTACTAATGATAATTTAATATCATTAATGAAAGTATTGAAGTGTCGGGCGCAGACAAGTTTTTTTGTTTCAGATGCAACAGCGAAATACGAAACAACGAGCTGTAATCGAATCTATAATCGAAACTACTGCCCGGCCTCTTACTCGAGCTGAGATCTGGGAGGAGGCCAAGAAACCGTTGCCGTCGGTTGGTTTCGCAACGGTCAGTCGAGCGGTGAATGACTTTCTTGCGGAAGGACGATTGATCGCTCTCCGCTATCCGGGTCAGCCGACACGGTATGAAAAGCTAACCAACAAAGAGCATCCTCATCTCCTTTCACACAAGGACGGGAAAATCTATGATTTGGACCTACCCATGCCGGAGGTGAAGATTCCTAAGATTCCTGGTGTGACTATTACCGGCTACGAAGTGCTGTTTTTTGGGGAACCGCTGGAAGACGATGATACGGGCGGCCCGGAATTATAGGCTTTTCAAGCGGGCTAGAGCCGGAAATTGAAATGTCCTTGGACAACGAGGCCGTTGTCCCTCCAGCGACTTCTTGCTCCAGTTGGTGTGAATTCTTCCCTGCAAGACGAAACAGGTTGCCCGGCCTGAGAGTCTGCCACTAGATCGATGTATGGGACGAAATGCGTTGATCTCGGTATCCGACAAAGCTGGCTTAGCACCTTTTGTGCGGTCTCTTGTAGACGAATTTGACTACCGGATTTATTCGACGGGTGGCACCGCCCGATTGTTGCGGGAGGAAGGAATCGAGGTGACCGATGTCAGCGACCTAACTGGCTTTCCCGAGATTATGGAAGGCCGTGTAAAGACTTTGCATCCAAAGATTCACGGCGGCTTGTTGTGTCGCCGCGACAAGGAGGAGCATTTGGCCCAGGCCGAGGCGCAGGGAATCGAGATGATCGATTTGGTCGTCGTAAACCTTTACCCGTTTGAAAAAACGGTCGCCAGAAACGATGTTGCGGAAGAAGAGGCGATTGAAAATATCGACATCGGCGGTCCATCGATGCTGAGAAGCGCAGCCAAGAATTTTTCTTCGGTAACGGTCCTTACCGAGGCCGGAGACTACGATTCTTTCCTCGAGTCTCTTCGTATTCACGGTGCCGAGGGCTCCTTGCCGCTCCGCAGGTCTTTTGCGAAAAAGGTTTTCCAGCGAACCTCCGCTTACGACAAAGCTATCGGCGAGTATCTGGCGAAAACAGAGGCGGAGATCCCTGATCTCGACGCGCTTTCCGGTTTTCCCCAGGTCTTCCAGATCGAATCGCGTCTCGATGAAAAGCTGCGGTACGGGGAGAATCCCCATCAACAGGCGAGCCTCTACGGTGATTTCTCCGAGTCTTTTGAGCAACTCCAAGGAAAGGCGCTTTCGTTCAATAACATCATCGATATCTCGGCAGCTGCCTTTTTGATCGGCGAATTTGAGAAACCGACCGTTGGAATATTGAAGCATACGAATCCTTGTGGAGTCGCTTCTGAGATGGATCTTCTTGAGGCTTGGGAGAAGGCATTTGCAACCGACCGGCAGGCTCCGTTTGGAGGGATTATTGTCTCGAACCGAACGATCACTGGGGATCTAGCGGAAAAGATTGGATCGATTTTTTGCGAGGTGATTATCGCGCCGGATTTTTCACCTGAAGCCTTGGCGCACTTTGAAAAGAAGAAGAACCTCAGATTGATTGTCGCGAAGGCGGGTTTACGGGCGGATTCGCTTATGGACGTTCGTAGTGTGGCTGGGGGATTCCTTGTCCAGGACCGCGACCAGAAGAAACTGCTCCCGCAGAACTGCGAGGTGGTGACTGAACGTCAACCGACTGAGGAGGAGTGGGCAGCCATGTTCTTTGGGTGGAAGGTCGTAAAGCACGTGAAGTCCAATGCGATCGTCTACGCGGGCGCCGAGCACACCCTCGGGATCGGCGCCGGCCAAATGTCACGAGTGGACAGCTCCAGAATTGCCGTCTGGAAGGCCGGGGAGGCGGGATTGAGTCTGAAAGGGTCGGCAATTGCCTCTGACGCCTTCTTTCCTTTTGCAGACGGTTTAGCGGCTGCGGCCGACGCTGGAGCAACGGCCGCCATTCAGCCAGGTGGGTCGGTCCGGGATGAAGAGGTGATTGCCGAGGCGAATAAACGTGGGATGGCGATGGTCTTCACCGGAGTGAGACACTTCCGGCACTAGAGACGATTGCGAGTATCCGACATTGAAGTTAAACGTCAGACTTCGAGGCTGCTAGTGGATTCGAAAGGGTGCCGATACCC from Verrucomicrobiota bacterium encodes the following:
- a CDS encoding PEP-CTERM sorting domain-containing protein; the protein is MKTSIGTNSSVAFAASLLMVNSALAGPYSDFSGGTEGAPDNPIPRSDISIFEDSIVDYSPAPGVGSGFQNPSGGSASLGDLYSPVSRPTGLPLGFDRLYRPEVGSEPSSFHAGSGVTDNFSGDVNSSTDSYGFIGIDGPGSITVGFANPIFNGAGADFAVFENGFGFGGGFFAELAHVEISTNGSDFLRFPSISLNTEAVSTLGTFQLYDMTNVYNLAGKHGTNLGTPFDLNELVSAPEVINGDVDLNEINFIRLVDVVGSGELLDEGSPIAGLDLDSLGNPILDNWVTFDSSGFDYLGLPTGSVGAINVVPEPTAFALILGLSSLPFCLRRRRKRR
- a CDS encoding PEP-CTERM sorting domain-containing protein (PEP-CTERM proteins occur, often in large numbers, in the proteomes of bacteria that also encode an exosortase, a predicted intramembrane cysteine proteinase. The presence of a PEP-CTERM domain at a protein's C-terminus predicts cleavage within the sorting domain, followed by covalent anchoring to some some component of the (usually Gram-negative) cell surface. Many PEP-CTERM proteins exhibit an unusual sequence composition that includes large numbers of potential glycosylation sites. Expression of one such protein has been shown restore the ability of a bacterium to form floc, a type of biofilm.), producing the protein MIHLKTVKRPVLACSLLTLTVNLHAVYNVSTIPISPEGQFTANNGTIHYWTASGGYSTYDTASGTTNPIGLPPGGTLSNGFGDAFGVYDSSNNLFYAASLYGFSDSDVYTYNGSGGSWQTPGPEGVTMINAYGGQVSSGQLYVSGLAEPWNGTTGQSNFVFAFDHLAIPGGDPARHDTLIETAGNSAHLAIAPNGDFYYGTFTTNTLYRWTASQVASVVNDLYADEEDTFLTLGDAAETWALPGGGNGLAVDAGGNVFFAVNDFSGTNDLHTLGWLDTETGTYETIVSSNNFTEFYGAISVDGDFSQGDPLYFTPSPGGDILEVTIVPEPAIYALLFSGFALLFACRRSGRLD
- a CDS encoding transcriptional repressor, giving the protein MQQRNTKQRAVIESIIETTARPLTRAEIWEEAKKPLPSVGFATVSRAVNDFLAEGRLIALRYPGQPTRYEKLTNKEHPHLLSHKDGKIYDLDLPMPEVKIPKIPGVTITGYEVLFFGEPLEDDDTGGPEL
- the purH gene encoding bifunctional phosphoribosylaminoimidazolecarboxamide formyltransferase/IMP cyclohydrolase, whose translation is MGRNALISVSDKAGLAPFVRSLVDEFDYRIYSTGGTARLLREEGIEVTDVSDLTGFPEIMEGRVKTLHPKIHGGLLCRRDKEEHLAQAEAQGIEMIDLVVVNLYPFEKTVARNDVAEEEAIENIDIGGPSMLRSAAKNFSSVTVLTEAGDYDSFLESLRIHGAEGSLPLRRSFAKKVFQRTSAYDKAIGEYLAKTEAEIPDLDALSGFPQVFQIESRLDEKLRYGENPHQQASLYGDFSESFEQLQGKALSFNNIIDISAAAFLIGEFEKPTVGILKHTNPCGVASEMDLLEAWEKAFATDRQAPFGGIIVSNRTITGDLAEKIGSIFCEVIIAPDFSPEALAHFEKKKNLRLIVAKAGLRADSLMDVRSVAGGFLVQDRDQKKLLPQNCEVVTERQPTEEEWAAMFFGWKVVKHVKSNAIVYAGAEHTLGIGAGQMSRVDSSRIAVWKAGEAGLSLKGSAIASDAFFPFADGLAAAADAGATAAIQPGGSVRDEEVIAEANKRGMAMVFTGVRHFRH